In Mytilus edulis chromosome 8, xbMytEdul2.2, whole genome shotgun sequence, the genomic window CATTTTATAGTTGAGTCTACTAAATATATTGTCcaaaaagaaatgttataaatGCCTGCAAAACACCATTATCAGATTAAAAagtctcaaattttttttcaaaggtaactacatgtaattatcctaaaatatatgtatttaccaTTGACAGTCATCCTTCATTTTTCTACAAAACTGCTGCTAATAACCTGCTGTTAAATGATGACCATGAGACCTACAattgatattaaatataacaaaaattaaataagtaaattaaTATAATCGGATAATATAGGATTCATAAAACGTGAgagttttatattactttttatcaatgttgtttgttcaatatcaaaatagtgaaaataatgataaaaaaagccATATTCCATATAATAACAAGAGCATTGCTAAGTATGGCATCCTCTCACCATAGAAGACTGTTGCTTTCACATGGGTGTTTAGAATCTACAATGTCCACTTTCACCTTGTTATTTGGGAATAtcttttctattaataaagttaaagtctaaattctttaaatttacctGTATTACTTTCATAGTTTCAACCAGTACCAAACATTTGCAATTCTGCAACATAACTAGCTTCAACCTAATGAAAAAAAgtgataacaaatatatataaatgaaagtgCATGCAGTGTTCAAATACTATAgctaaaacatattacatttaaaattaactgGAAACTCAGGCTGTTAAcaatgaaatttgtaataataatatgtataaaggCTTTTAAAACCAAATAgatttcattaaatttgttgaaattatacattaatatagatttcatttaataaattataCATATGTAACTAATtctagttcaatatttttgttgaaacaaattcTGTGATGTTCTATACATGAAAGTCTTCAAGTATATATAACAATGCTTTAccacaaaattgatttgaaatattgaCCCCATAACCTTGAAATTATTACCAAGatctgttaattcatttttatgacTGCTTAAGtgcaaatatgaatataattatggtCCTCATTATACTTTATATCTACTTAGGAAAATTTATGAATTATATGACTAAAGGTTTAATTACCTTCCAATTATTCATTAAATTAACcatgtttaaaactgtttcttcttttgaatttatttacagGATTCTTTTGCAACTgcaaatattttctttccagtTTAATTCTCCTTTTTCTTTAAGTATGGCTGATGAATTCACAGACAGTACATTCAATCCattaaggaaattgttgaaatgtGTGGCACAAATTCCTGCATGTATCATTCctgaaaaatatgatatgaaatgTCAGTCTGCACATGTATTGGTTAATtagataaactataaactatttagacttgagttcataattttatttggaatatacaattgattttttcaatttatatttatataatatgattgTGAATTCATGTTTACCTTTATTCTTATAGATCACAGACtcacatttatttctaataatGTGGAATGAGGGTGGGTGCCCCCCccttcttaattttcttttttgccttCATGCATTATCCTGCATTCTACACATCATTCTAAATGACTAAATATGTAAGGTTTCCGACCACTTGGTCTCTGATCACATGCAAAAGATGACTTAATATGAAAATTctgattataaaataaagaaaactaatattttgagtttgtaaaacattatttttgtgaaTGAATCATTGTGACTgcaattgtttactttttcaattctaattttatttatgGTTATATAATTGCTACCAAAtaagtatttacaaaataatcctCTCCTTTTGGATGCAAAACTAAAAAGCCCCTTATGTATAGATGTCTTTGTGTACATTGCAAAATGccaaaaatgataaataacttCCAGGGGCAAAATTCCAGAAAAATTACTAAGTCCAGCTTCATAAAAAATTTGGGCAGCACTTCCCCTCAAAATAAAGCTTTTTACCCTCAAACCACATAAACCCCAGACCATAATAGAGgggaattaaagaaagaaaaagagagGTGTGGGGCAGGTTCATTTATTCAAGACATGAAACCATACACCTTCTCCAACCAGTAAAATGTTTAAAGTCTAAAgagaatatatataataaagagaaAATCGAACTCTCTTACCATGTGCAGCTTTTGAATTGATAACAAATCCACCAGTCCCATTTTCCCCCTCGTTTCTACACTGTCACACATGATATGCAGGTTACATGCACTTCAGCTACAACGATATGGTATGGACAAAATGCTCCACGGCCTCCACCTCCTGGTCCAAGCCTTGAAGGTCGTATTTCCGTTCACAGACAATATCCGCAGGGGACAGTTTTGCATCTTAACAAACATATTCTGCGCTAGGTGATCATCAGAGCTAGCCGTCGACCTTCTTTCCAGGTTCCGTCAAACGAAACATCACTGTCTGCGATCGGACGCCGAATTTCTCCAACTCTCAAAAACTTATATCATATGATATTATAAGTTGAGAATCATTTAAGACTGTGTGAACTTTCAGGCTGAAGCTattcatattctttatttttaaagaacgCATGCATTTATCCTTTATGATAAACCTTCCTTTCTTCTGAGCGATGAGCTGTAACTTGGAAGTTGTTTACAAACGTTGACAACAGACGACATCGGAACTGTTACCGTGACCTAGATATACAGGCGATATATCCTAAATTTTTAAACGGGAACCAGTTTTACATCAGTAAAATGTTGTTATCTCCCTTAGTATCGGAAGTCACCTTAACATTATTAGCCGAATAACAAAGCCTAAAGGAAACACACATACATATTAACTTCCTATTTTCccgtcttttaaaaaaaaacgatcacgtatgtttaatatatttagcatgtttagtcaTACTGGTTAcaagtaattttaattttaagttttattctcaTCTGTATACATGTACCATCAACGAATAACATAAGGGAACTCTTCTAGGCTATTACAGATCAATGAGACAAGAACTAAGTAGACAATGaagtaattttatattctttgtcaaaataaaggcaactgtagtataACGCTGATGTATGTCAACAATGATCCTGCCTTAATCATCAGACACACCAGACATACTAACGTCATAAATTGTGACATATCTTCTATCAGTTGTAATATAAATACGGCGTGAGATAACTTATTTTGGTATAGAGATTATATTTATCCTTAACCACTCTTAATTGATTGTCATATGCTTATATATGTTGTAGCACTTAGTAGATAACAAGGTTGATCGACTTTGATCTTGAATTAGTTAAATTGTTAACGTAGTTGGGGAGTCTTTCGCTATTTTTGATGGTTAAATGGCAGAACATAATAAGTCTAGGTTTTCGATGCAGTCCAAAATGTTCGATACAGCAATGCAGTTAACTCATagaaatattcatttaaatgaaCACATTGATGTGAATTACATTTTTACAAATACAGAACAGTTTTACTTGATtcaatcattatttatttaatgtattGAGGGAAAGCTATCTAGTAATTGAATAATTTTAAAGCAATCGTCATGAAATGTTCCTGTTTCACGTTATGGCTGGAAAACGTACGGTGATCCcagtatttttttccttttttcaaagCAACTTTTTAGAGCTATCCATTCAAACTTACAACAGGCACAATGAGTATGTGTAATATATCGTATACAATATTTGCGTGTGCGAAAGAATACTACCTCAATCAGATAGTGATTTCAAAGAAAGTTTTTATCAGTTGTAAATCCCCTCTTGATATATACCAACGAATAACACATAACAATGGGTGAAAATGGCGGTCGCAAACGTACAATGTTAACTATGTGTATCAATTAAAATACATACACACTTATGACAGATTTTAGATATAAGCACTAATTCATCGTGATTGCAACATCAGTCATGCATTTCACATTTGTTGACGGAATAACATAACAGGAATGTGTCAACTGCCGGCAGTCACGTGTGCATTCAACCAAAGTCAAACTTTGATTTAACAAAagataaatacataatttaattatagaatattcatgatattttaaatggatttttttcttcaatagaTAGAATAACTCAGGAAAATCCAGATGGCCCAGGTAGCGTCCAAAACGTGTGAAATATGTATGTCTAGTCCTGGACATAACTACTGTGAACAGTGTGACCAGCTGTTTTGTGATGGATGTAAAATCTCTCATTTACGGACAAAGATGAGCAAAAATCACACATTTCTAAGTGGCCCAAATATCAACTTGGAAGTTAAACTATATTGTAAAGAACATGATGAAAACTTCATATATTATTGCATGGAATGTAATATACCAGTCTGTAAGATATGTGCTATTAAAAAACACAAATCTCATGATTTTGCTGAAATCAAGGAATCAACTGAAGGAATCAAAGCTGAGGTCAAAATAGTGATCGATATGAAGATGCGAAACCTGCAGTCAAAGATAACAGATATTAACCAAGGTACCCATACATATCAAGCTGATGTACAGAAAGTTATCCAGGCTATAAAAGAAGAGGGCAGACACGTGAAAGAGATGATTGATAAGAAAGTCGATGGTCTTATTAACATGCTGAAGGAGAAAGACACAAGGAATGTTAAAACCCTACAGTCTGTTAGCAATGAGTTAAAAACAGCTTTGGATAAGGCAAAGGAGCAGCAGAAGTTCTATCAAGACATCCAGGGTATAAAAGATACTACGAAATTGttacaaaaactaaaacaaataaagCCACAAATCGATCAAATAGAAGAAATACAGATTCCTAGTATGCCATCAGTCAAATATGACAAAAAGACAGTAGCAGAGAGTGAAATAGGGAAACTATTTGGGGAACTAACAGTTGGGTAAGTTTAGTTATTGATTCTATGAATTGCTTTGAAAActctttaatattgtcttttatATACTTTGGATATCTCTTTTCAACTGCATAGGGTTGAATAAATATGGCATCTTCCGCGTCTTGTTTCAATTACATTATGTATTTGTATCTCAGATAATCAAAGTTCTCCAGATTTAATAGAATATGCGATACTGCAATGCCTGTTTATACACTGTTATTCAAAGTGTCAGTGTTCTCGGATCATTGATTAAAATAACAAGCATTTCATTTGTTACAAATCAAGCGAATTTATGCGCTGACTTTATAAAATCCTAAATATCtatgtttacagtttaaattgaAATTCAGTAGGATTCAAAATCCTCCTAGTacacatttcaatttcaatatctactaaaagaaattggaattccGATTTATACTTAAAGTAATTAAAATCCAGTACAAATCAGCGTTCCAGTATCTACTACTggaaattaaatatccaaatGTGTAAAAGAATGATTCGAATTTGTAGTAAATTTTTAGTAGGATAAAGAATAGCTACTAAAAAAAGAAGACGTCGTTATTCTATGATAAAGACAAAATGTCAAATAAGTTGaatacattttggtttttgataaTATTGTCATTACAATTACTCACAATTGACTAGCAAATTAAGTTATAGTCCAAACATGAAGTTGTAGTTtgattaaaaaagagggacgaaagataccaaagggacagtcaaactcataaatctaaaacaaactgacaacgccatggctaaaaatgaaaaagacaaacaaacaacagcacacatgacacaaaatagaaaactaaagaattaacaacacgaaccccaccaaaaagctAGGGGtacctcaggtgctccggaagggtaagcagatcctgctacacatgtggcacccgtcgtgttgcttatgtgataacagtTATGACATACCTGTACTCTAAAGAGATTTCGGAACCATAAAGGACctcttataaaataatgatatagcgaattttagaaaaaaataaggacttttagaaataaaaactttCTTGTTAAATGAATTCATAGGAAACTGTAactcaaatttataaaaaggttGTTTTGGGCTCCTCCTGAATCCTATTGTACCGTAATATAAACATCTCAAAACTTATTTTCTTAACATTATTATGACAAAGAGCTAAACATAATTTCATTTCTTATACATGGTGTAGACTGTATTCGGTGTTTAAGTTTCATTGAATCATTGGCCTTTCTAGTTGAAGTTTTATCAAAAGACTTTTAGATTCTGACCAAGAAGTCAGCAACCAAAGACAAACTAAACGGTCtttaataatagacatatatatgaagtgttagtacatactaataatagacatatatatgaagtgttagtacatactaataatagacatatatatgaagtgttagtacaaactaataatagacatatatatgaagtgttagtacacactaataatagacatatatatgaagtgttagtacaaactaataatagacatatatatgaagtgttagtacaaactattaatagacatatatatgaagtgttagtacaaactattaatagacatatatatgaagtgttagtacacactaataatagacatatatatgaagtgttagtacaaactattaatagacatatatatgaaatgttagtacaaactaatagTAGACATAtttatgaagtgttagtacacactaataatagacatatatatgaagtgttagtacaaactattAATAGACATACCTGCAGTTTTCAATTAAAAAGTGGTAGTTcaaactttttttaataattattatcaAAATCTTATGCAATTAATCACAAGAAAAACATTCCGGCAGAGAACAGCTATTGCAAATGACTGTTTATTATAATCCACCCCTGCATAAGTAAAATAGGGAAAAAgtgcaatttaaaaatatttttggattATCTTAACACAGGTAATTCgatttgtttatatttagaaatacactgttttatttgatttcataataatttacaattttaacGCACATATAAGATGTGAATGAAATTGTTATTAAGATCATTATTTTTACGCAGAGAAACtgtcaaaaaagaagaaaacccTAAACCTAAGAAGAACGTCAGGTTTGTATTTATAATAGACATTTAACAAAGTTGTTTCTATTATTCCCGTTTTCATGTTCATCTCTTCTGTGGACTTGACTTTTGCTACACTAAAACAACTAATCAAAAAACCTAGGTTTGTCAATGTAAGTTATATTTACATATAACATTGCGTTGTACTGTTCGTGATCTCTATACTTATCCTTTGTTCAATTGGTTTTGATTCCAATGGAACCGATGAGTATGATATTAACCATTTGCACGTTTACTTATTGGTTTTCAAACTTACCAtgattaaaattcaatacgccagacgcgcatttcgtatacattagactcatcagcgacgctcatatcaaaacagttatacagccaaacaagtacaaagttaaagaacaTTAAGGACCCGAATTTCCGAAagtttgtgccaaatacggctacggtaatacTAAGCTTGTAGACGTGTTATTATTATATAG contains:
- the LOC139484515 gene encoding E3 ubiquitin-protein ligase TRIM9-like is translated as MAQVASKTCEICMSSPGHNYCEQCDQLFCDGCKISHLRTKMSKNHTFLSGPNINLEVKLYCKEHDENFIYYCMECNIPVCKICAIKKHKSHDFAEIKESTEGIKAEVKIVIDMKMRNLQSKITDINQGTHTYQADVQKVIQAIKEEGRHVKEMIDKKVDGLINMLKEKDTRNVKTLQSVSNELKTALDKAKEQQKFYQDIQGIKDTTKLLQKLKQIKPQIDQIEEIQIPSMPSVKYDKKTVAESEIGKLFGELTVGETVKKEENPKPKKNVRFVFIIDI